The Thermodesulfovibrio thiophilus DSM 17215 DNA window TCACAGCTCCTGATGACACCGCAAAACTTATCCATAAAACCAGAAGCAGTTCTGGAAACTGTAAAAATTGATTTAAATGCATAACAGAATACACTTTTAATGAATTCTGCCTGAGAATAAAAAGACATATCAGGCAAATCGCTATATATGGTATACACCAGTGAGAGAGTTTTCTGTGATTTTGCTGCCATCTATACTGCTTGTAAGGATTCATAGATACAAAACCTCGTCCTTCAATCAGATCAGGGACAACCGATCCAATAGCTGCGAGTAGAGAAAAAACAGGGTTGTGGCTCAATACATAAACAACACAGAATGTAACTATCTTATGAGATTTCCAGGTCACTAATATAAACAGAACTTCTGGTAACCAGATCATGGTTACCCCTACTGCTTACCTTATTTAGTGAGAGTCTTTATTAACAATAAAAAATTTGTGCCGGACAATTTTATGAAGAATTAACAATTATGCAAACCTATGTTAAAATTGAGTCTTTTTTCAGGCTTTCAAGGGTTTCAATAATTGCAAATCTTAGTCTTTCTGGAGAATGTCAATATGAGAGAACATAATTTATCAGCATTACAAGCAAAGAAAAGGTTGTTTGATGATTAACTTTCTCATCTTGATACAACCATACTAAACACTTTTCAAGCAAACAATTGCTGTTTTTGAGTTTATAACATGTTTAAATGTAAGAATACTGTAAGAAAATTGTAAGAATCTTGTAAGAAAAAGTTATATTTTTTTAAATTTTTGAATTTTATGTTATACTATTAAAAGTATTGAAAATATTGATTTTAAGGGGTATCCTGCGATGGATTTAATGGAACTTGAATGGGTATGGCATTCAAGAGGTCGTGGGTTCGACTCCCATCAGCTCCATTAAATAAAATCAAGGGCTTGTGAGAGTTATTAAAATCTATCTTTGGCATATATTCAATTTTGTTTTCAGTACTATTTTTTATAAAAATTAATTTTGGTAAACTGGTTAATTTTACAACTTTTATATCTAATAAAAAATTCATAAAAGTTACAAATGAGAGAATTGAGAAAAAAAATATTAAAGAATGTGAAATGTAAATACTGTAAAAATCCAATTTCAGTGTTTTTTTACTGAACTCGTATCGTACTCTGCTGTAGTGAGTGCGGAGCAGAATTCAGAGTCTCTGATTATTTAAATGACATCGATGATGAAACATGGGATATTATTTCCCGCAGATCATGCGACCGAGCTTAAATTTTTATCCAATATAACCTTTGCTTGCCTGAACTGTCTTAAGTTGATTCACTATGTTGTTTCTTTTTCCTTCAGCAATCTCTTTAAGACAGATCAAAAGTCTACCAATTGCACTTAATTCCTCCATTGAAAGATCTTTCATTTCATTAAAAGTTATGTCATTAATAATCACTAAAGCCTCTTCATAGCGGTCTTCCTTAAGTGCAAGCTCAGCCTGAATGAGAAGATCTCTTATTTTAGACTGCTTCAGCGACTGCTTTTCCTGATTCATTTCTTGTTTCCTTTAACTGTTTTTTTACATCTTCCCATGCAGATCTAAGATTATTTAAAATCTCGATGCATTTTGAAATTATCTCTACATCATTAAATAGATTTGCCCTTACAAGTTCATCTGTTAAAGTTGTATAAATTAAGCTCAGGTTTTCAGCAATCTGTCCACCCCTCTGTCTGTCAAGAATACTGTTCAGGTATAGTAAAATCTCTGTTGCTCTGCCAAGCTCAACAGCTTTTTTCTTGACAAGCTCTGGATCATCCAAGCCCTTCATTATTGAATCTTTTGCTATGTTGAGAGACAGAATGGCTCTATCATAAAGCATCATAATCAGTTCAAGTCCATCCGCTCCTATAACTTTACTCTGTAAATAGGCATCTACGTATGTCATTTATTTTGACCTCCTGTTGTCATCTGTGATAATGTTACCATAAAATCATTAAGCCTTGAGCTTATCTCATTCATCTGTGA harbors:
- a CDS encoding metal-dependent hydrolase, which codes for MIWLPEVLFILVTWKSHKIVTFCVVYVLSHNPVFSLLAAIGSVVPDLIEGRGFVSMNPYKQYRWQQNHRKLSHWCIPYIAICLICLFILRQNSLKVYSVMHLNQFLQFPELLLVLWISFAVSSGAVMHIFEDALSGKVPLFNPKRKNFGIRLIPVNSLFELIFTLTVVFVTMALLIIRRQHA
- the fliS gene encoding flagellar export chaperone FliS, giving the protein MTYVDAYLQSKVIGADGLELIMMLYDRAILSLNIAKDSIMKGLDDPELVKKKAVELGRATEILLYLNSILDRQRGGQIAENLSLIYTTLTDELVRANLFNDVEIISKCIEILNNLRSAWEDVKKQLKETRNESGKAVAEAV